A window of the Streptomyces sp. NBC_00454 genome harbors these coding sequences:
- the araD gene encoding L-ribulose-5-phosphate 4-epimerase AraD produces MSETILKDLRREVLAANLRIPEAGLATLTWGNVSGVDRDAGVFVIKPSGVSYADLTEDDLVVVALEDGRVVDGHLRPSTDTETHRCLYRAFPSIGGVTHTHSTHAVAFAQARRPIPVLGTTHADTFNGPVPVTADLTAEQCAQDYEYNTGQVIVARLDGDPRRADEVPGALVSRHGPFTWGATAKAALENAIVCEAVAEMALHTLALGSRLGDTSEPPRHLLERHFTRKHGPDAYYGNALQAPSA; encoded by the coding sequence GTGAGCGAGACCATTCTCAAGGACCTCCGTCGCGAGGTCCTCGCGGCCAACCTGCGCATCCCGGAGGCCGGTCTGGCCACCCTCACCTGGGGAAACGTCAGTGGAGTGGATCGAGACGCCGGCGTCTTCGTCATCAAGCCGTCCGGAGTCTCCTACGCCGACCTCACCGAGGACGACCTGGTGGTGGTGGCGCTGGAGGACGGGCGGGTCGTCGACGGACACCTCAGGCCGTCCACCGACACCGAAACCCATCGGTGCCTCTACCGGGCCTTCCCCTCCATCGGCGGCGTCACCCACACGCACTCGACGCACGCCGTCGCCTTCGCCCAGGCCCGCCGCCCGATCCCCGTGCTCGGTACGACACACGCCGACACCTTCAACGGGCCCGTCCCCGTGACGGCGGACCTCACCGCCGAGCAGTGCGCGCAGGACTACGAGTACAACACCGGGCAGGTGATCGTTGCCCGGCTCGACGGAGACCCCCGCCGGGCCGACGAGGTCCCCGGCGCGCTCGTCTCACGGCACGGCCCCTTCACCTGGGGCGCCACCGCGAAGGCTGCGCTGGAGAACGCCATCGTCTGCGAGGCCGTGGCGGAGATGGCGCTGCACACGCTGGCGCTGGGCTCCCGCCTCGGAGACACCTCCGAACCGCCGAGGCATCTGCTGGAGCGGCACTTCACCCGCAAGCACGGACCGGACGCCTACTACGGCAACGCCCTTCAGGCCCCGAGCGCCTGA
- a CDS encoding glycoside hydrolase family 9 protein produces the protein MPPVTSARGVPRRAAAVLAGFALAVGGLSATALTVPVAAAATVAAAADTPVRVNQLGYLPDGPKRATVASSATAPLAWQLRDASGAVTASGATTVRGADQASGQSTHLVDFGAYTGTGTGFTLVVGGQSSHPFDISASLYDGLRADSMSFFYQQRSGIAIDAALAGGSAYARPAGHLGVAPNKGDTGVPCQSGVCDYQLDVRGGWYDAGDQGKYVVNGGISVWEMVNSFERARRSGGEAALGDATLRVPERGNGTPDVLDEARWELEFLLRMQVPAGKPMAGMAFHKMHDAKWTALPTRPELDSEQRELHKPSTAATLNLAASAAQCARVYASYDAAFSARCLDAARRAWTAAKANPNVLALASDSTGGGAYEDADVSDEFYWAAAELLATTGESQYRDAVTSSPHHTKPVDAFWWGGTATLGRITLATVPGVTLPADDVTRLRGLLTTAADGHLSTMSGQGYAVPLPATGYVWGSNSSVTNNAMVLAVAYEITGQQRYRAGALESLDYLLGRNALDLSYVTGYGDRTSENQHHRFWAHQNDASLPHPPAGSFAGGPNAGLEDPVAKEKLTGCAPAACYVDDIGSYSTNEVAINWNASLAWLAAFAAERRGAPAAPVVQVAPAAVTVPEGGSAPVGVRLSAAPAQNVTVTVARNSGDEDLSAAATLVFTPANWATPQQVSVVAAQDADTSSGSATFTVGGPGVQSATFTATEADDDASAASCTVAYRIDNAWGNGFTATVTLRNTGTSTISGWTLGWSFAGDQRISNGWNATVSQSGSTVAARDSGWNGTLEPGGSVGFGFQATYSGTNAIPARYTLNGALCS, from the coding sequence GTGCCTCCTGTCACCTCCGCCCGCGGCGTGCCACGTCGCGCGGCCGCCGTGCTCGCCGGCTTCGCGCTGGCGGTCGGCGGTCTGTCCGCGACCGCCCTGACCGTTCCGGTCGCGGCTGCCGCCACCGTGGCCGCCGCTGCCGACACGCCCGTCCGGGTCAACCAGCTCGGCTACCTGCCCGACGGCCCCAAGCGGGCCACCGTGGCCAGCTCCGCGACGGCCCCGCTCGCCTGGCAACTGCGCGACGCCTCCGGTGCGGTGACCGCTTCGGGCGCCACCACGGTGCGCGGCGCCGACCAGGCGTCCGGCCAGTCCACGCACCTGGTGGACTTCGGCGCGTACACCGGCACCGGCACCGGCTTCACCCTGGTCGTCGGCGGCCAGAGCAGCCACCCCTTCGACATATCCGCCTCGCTCTACGACGGACTGCGCGCCGACAGCATGTCGTTCTTCTACCAGCAGCGCAGTGGCATCGCGATCGATGCCGCCCTGGCGGGAGGCAGCGCGTACGCCCGCCCCGCCGGGCACCTCGGCGTCGCCCCGAACAAGGGCGACACCGGCGTCCCCTGCCAGTCCGGGGTGTGCGACTACCAACTGGACGTGCGGGGCGGCTGGTACGACGCGGGCGACCAGGGCAAGTACGTGGTCAACGGCGGCATCTCCGTCTGGGAGATGGTGAACTCCTTCGAGCGGGCCCGCCGTTCGGGTGGTGAAGCGGCGCTCGGCGATGCGACGCTGCGGGTGCCGGAGCGCGGCAACGGGACGCCGGACGTGCTGGACGAGGCCCGTTGGGAGCTGGAGTTCCTGCTACGGATGCAGGTCCCGGCCGGGAAGCCGATGGCCGGGATGGCCTTCCACAAGATGCACGACGCCAAGTGGACCGCCCTGCCGACCCGGCCCGAACTCGATTCCGAACAACGCGAGTTGCACAAGCCGTCGACCGCCGCGACGCTGAACCTGGCGGCCTCGGCCGCGCAATGTGCCCGGGTGTACGCGTCGTACGACGCCGCGTTCTCCGCGCGCTGCCTGGACGCGGCCCGCCGGGCCTGGACGGCCGCCAAGGCCAACCCGAACGTGCTCGCCCTGGCGAGCGACAGCACCGGCGGCGGCGCCTACGAGGACGCCGACGTCTCCGACGAGTTCTACTGGGCGGCGGCGGAACTCCTCGCCACCACCGGCGAGTCCCAGTACCGGGACGCCGTCACCTCCTCCCCGCACCACACCAAGCCCGTCGACGCGTTCTGGTGGGGCGGTACCGCGACGCTCGGCCGCATCACCCTCGCCACCGTCCCCGGCGTGACCCTGCCCGCCGACGACGTGACCCGGCTGCGCGGCCTGCTGACCACGGCCGCCGATGGCCACCTGTCCACGATGTCCGGCCAGGGCTACGCGGTGCCGCTCCCCGCCACCGGGTACGTGTGGGGCTCCAACAGCTCCGTCACCAACAACGCGATGGTGCTGGCCGTCGCGTACGAGATCACCGGGCAACAGCGCTACCGGGCCGGAGCGTTGGAGTCCCTGGACTACCTGCTCGGCCGCAACGCGCTCGACCTCTCCTACGTCACCGGCTACGGCGACCGCACTTCCGAGAACCAGCACCACCGGTTCTGGGCGCATCAGAACGACGCCTCGCTCCCGCACCCGCCGGCCGGTTCCTTCGCGGGCGGGCCGAACGCCGGGCTGGAGGACCCGGTGGCCAAGGAGAAGCTCACGGGCTGCGCACCGGCGGCCTGCTACGTGGACGACATCGGCTCGTACTCCACCAACGAGGTGGCCATCAACTGGAACGCCTCCCTGGCCTGGCTGGCGGCCTTCGCGGCCGAGCGGCGGGGCGCCCCGGCGGCGCCCGTGGTCCAGGTGGCACCGGCGGCCGTAACGGTCCCGGAGGGCGGCTCGGCGCCGGTGGGCGTGCGGCTCTCGGCAGCGCCCGCGCAGAACGTGACGGTGACGGTGGCCCGGAACTCCGGCGACGAGGACCTGTCGGCAGCCGCGACCCTGGTGTTCACCCCGGCCAACTGGGCGACGCCGCAGCAGGTTTCGGTCGTCGCCGCGCAGGATGCTGACACGTCTTCGGGCAGCGCGACCTTCACGGTAGGTGGTCCCGGCGTGCAGTCGGCGACGTTCACGGCGACGGAGGCGGACGACGATGCGTCGGCGGCCTCCTGCACGGTGGCGTACCGGATCGACAACGCCTGGGGCAACGGCTTCACCGCGACGGTGACCCTGAGGAACACCGGAACCTCGACGATCTCCGGCTGGACCCTCGGCTGGAGCTTCGCGGGTGATCAGCGGATCAGCAACGGCTGGAACGCCACGGTGAGCCAGTCGGGCAGCACGGTCGCCGCCCGGGACTCCGGGTGGAACGGCACGCTGGAGCCCGGCGGCAGCGTGGGCTTCGGCTTCCAGGCCACGTATTCGGGTACCAACGCGATCCCGGCGCGATACACGCTCAACGGCGCACTCTGCTCCTGA
- a CDS encoding RICIN domain-containing protein, with the protein MVAATLAIGTLFAVKPAPAEAATVDGNAWYVLVNRNSGKALDVYGASTADGARVSQWTRNDGANQQWQFVDSGSGFYRLKARHSGKVLDVAGSSTADGAAIAQRTDGNGANQQFRLADSDAGHVRLINRNSDKAVEVQGASTADGGNVVQYSDWGGANQQWQMVKLSSGGGGCGSAPTLASGTHTIQSSGKSRSFILRVPDNYSNSQPYRLIFAFHWRGGTAGDVASGGTSGKAWSYYGQQEQSNNSAILVAPQGLDNGWANPGGEDVTFVDDMIRRIEGGLCVNTAQRFATGFSWGGGMSYALACTRANVFRAVAVISGGEISGCSGGAQPIAYFGIHGVSDSVLNIAQGRSLRDRFVSNNGCTSQNPREPAPGSRTHITTTYSGCRAGYPVQWAAFDGGHLPGPVDGSSNESGVTTWTKGEIWRFFAQF; encoded by the coding sequence GTGGTGGCGGCGACGCTCGCGATCGGCACGCTCTTCGCGGTGAAGCCGGCGCCCGCGGAGGCGGCGACGGTGGACGGCAATGCCTGGTACGTCCTGGTCAATCGCAACAGCGGCAAGGCGCTGGACGTCTATGGCGCGTCCACCGCCGACGGCGCGCGGGTCAGTCAGTGGACGCGCAACGACGGAGCCAACCAGCAGTGGCAGTTCGTGGACTCCGGCAGCGGCTTCTACCGGCTCAAGGCCCGGCATTCGGGCAAGGTTCTCGACGTGGCCGGCTCCTCGACCGCCGACGGCGCCGCGATCGCGCAGCGGACCGACGGCAACGGGGCCAACCAGCAGTTCCGGCTGGCCGACTCCGACGCGGGCCACGTCCGGCTGATCAACCGCAACAGCGACAAGGCCGTCGAGGTACAGGGCGCCTCCACCGCCGACGGCGGCAACGTCGTCCAGTACAGCGACTGGGGCGGCGCCAACCAGCAATGGCAGATGGTCAAGCTGTCGTCCGGCGGCGGCGGATGCGGCAGCGCCCCGACGCTGGCGAGCGGTACGCACACGATCCAGAGCAGCGGCAAGAGCCGCAGCTTCATCCTCAGGGTTCCCGACAACTACTCCAACAGCCAGCCCTACCGGCTGATCTTCGCGTTCCACTGGCGGGGCGGAACCGCCGGCGACGTCGCCTCGGGCGGAACGAGCGGGAAGGCCTGGTCCTACTACGGCCAACAGGAACAATCCAACAACAGCGCGATCCTCGTCGCCCCCCAGGGCCTCGACAACGGCTGGGCCAATCCGGGCGGTGAGGACGTCACCTTCGTCGACGACATGATCCGGCGGATCGAGGGCGGCCTCTGCGTCAACACGGCGCAGCGTTTCGCCACCGGTTTCAGCTGGGGCGGCGGGATGAGCTACGCACTCGCATGCACCCGGGCCAACGTCTTCAGGGCTGTCGCGGTCATCTCCGGCGGCGAGATCAGCGGGTGCAGCGGCGGCGCCCAGCCCATCGCCTACTTCGGAATCCACGGCGTCAGCGACTCCGTCCTCAACATCGCGCAAGGACGGTCCCTGCGCGACAGGTTCGTCAGCAACAACGGCTGCACCTCCCAGAACCCGCGCGAGCCCGCGCCGGGCAGCCGGACGCACATCACCACCACCTACTCGGGCTGCCGTGCCGGGTACCCGGTCCAATGGGCCGCCTTCGACGGAGGCCACTTGCCCGGTCCGGTCGACGGCTCCTCCAACGAGAGCGGCGTCACGACCTGGACCAAGGGAGAGATCTGGAGGTTCTTCGCACAGTTCTAG
- a CDS encoding endo-1,4-beta-xylanase, whose amino-acid sequence MGSNAIPPSTVRRKIGILRTALVAGVLGSAALLVAPLASQAAESTLGGAAAQSGRYFGTAVASGRLGDSAYTTIAGREFNMVTPENEMKIDATEPQQGQFNFAAGDRVYNWAVQNGKQVRGHTLAWYSQQPGWMQNLSGSALRQAMTNHINGVMAHYKGKIVQWDVVNEAFADGSSGARRDSNLQRTGNDWIEVAFRTARAADPAAKLCYNDYNVENWTWAKTQAMYNMVRDFKQRGVPIDCVGFQSHFNNDSPYNSNFRTTLQSFAALGVDVAVTELDIQGASATTYANVTNDCLAVPRCLGITVWGVRDTDSWRSEQSPLLFDGNGNKKPAYTSVLNALNAGSSNPTPTPTPGSGQVKGVGSGRCLDVPGASTSDGTQLNLWDCNNRTNQQWSYTASGELKVYGDKCLDAAGTANGTKVQIYSCWGGDNQKWRLNSDGSIVGVQSGLCLDAAGTGTANGTLIQLYSCSGGSNQRWTRT is encoded by the coding sequence ATGGGCTCAAATGCCATTCCCCCATCCACCGTCCGCCGGAAGATCGGAATTCTCCGTACGGCGCTGGTCGCCGGCGTCCTCGGCTCGGCCGCCCTACTGGTGGCTCCGCTGGCCTCACAGGCCGCCGAGAGCACTCTCGGCGGCGCGGCGGCGCAGAGCGGCCGCTACTTCGGCACCGCCGTCGCCTCGGGCAGGCTGGGCGACTCGGCGTACACGACGATCGCGGGCCGCGAGTTCAACATGGTGACGCCCGAGAACGAGATGAAGATCGACGCCACCGAACCCCAGCAGGGCCAGTTCAACTTCGCCGCCGGTGACCGCGTCTACAACTGGGCGGTACAGAACGGCAAGCAGGTACGCGGTCACACCCTGGCCTGGTACTCCCAGCAGCCCGGCTGGATGCAAAACCTCAGCGGCAGCGCGCTGCGCCAGGCGATGACCAACCACATCAACGGCGTGATGGCCCACTACAAGGGCAAGATCGTCCAGTGGGACGTCGTGAACGAGGCCTTCGCCGACGGCAGTTCGGGGGCCCGGCGCGACTCCAACCTGCAGCGCACCGGCAACGACTGGATCGAGGTCGCCTTCCGCACCGCGCGCGCCGCCGACCCGGCCGCCAAGCTCTGCTACAACGACTACAACGTCGAGAACTGGACCTGGGCCAAGACCCAGGCCATGTACAACATGGTCCGGGACTTCAAGCAGCGCGGCGTGCCGATCGACTGCGTCGGCTTCCAGTCCCACTTCAACAACGACAGCCCGTACAACAGCAACTTCCGCACCACCCTGCAGAGCTTCGCCGCCCTAGGCGTCGACGTGGCCGTCACCGAACTCGACATCCAGGGCGCCTCGGCCACGACCTACGCCAACGTGACCAACGACTGCCTGGCCGTCCCGCGCTGCCTCGGCATCACCGTCTGGGGTGTGCGCGACACCGACTCCTGGCGGTCGGAGCAATCGCCGCTGCTGTTCGACGGCAACGGCAACAAGAAGCCGGCCTACACCTCGGTGCTCAACGCACTCAACGCCGGTTCCTCCAACCCCACTCCGACCCCCACGCCCGGTTCCGGACAGGTCAAGGGCGTCGGTTCGGGCCGCTGCCTGGACGTGCCCGGTGCCAGCACGAGCGACGGCACCCAGCTCAACCTGTGGGACTGCAACAACCGCACCAACCAGCAGTGGTCGTACACCGCTTCAGGCGAGCTCAAGGTCTACGGCGACAAGTGCCTGGACGCCGCCGGCACCGCCAACGGCACCAAGGTCCAGATCTACAGCTGCTGGGGCGGCGACAACCAGAAGTGGCGCCTGAACTCCGACGGTTCCATCGTCGGAGTCCAGTCCGGCCTCTGCCTGGACGCGGCCGGAACCGGCACCGCCAACGGCACCCTGATCCAGCTCTACTCCTGCTCGGGCGGCAGCAACCAGCGCTGGACCCGCACCTGA
- a CDS encoding glycoside hydrolase family 6 protein: MRIPLHRLVLAASALTLLFGAVAPASAEASSAPASHTLPANTRFYVDPDSDAAHQAVTDLLHRDFEGAKSMAKLASWPEAAWFTDGTPEQVESRVRDLVRRAERTRTVPVLVAYDIPLRDCSQYSSGGAQSDAEYQAWISAFARGIGRSKAVVILEPDGLANLPSDCGPGSDPTGAITAGRFADLNHAIDALERQPNSVVYLDAGNSHWRSVGDAAGRLLQAGVTRTQGFSLNVSNYLATDLSTHYGTWVSQCLWFATKGPDWAKGHPDWCASQYYSPAAPNDGQPGSSVNVDDPSTWHWTDLWFQQNVGTPPAQELTHLVVDTSRDGRGAWTPPAGKYTGDPQTWCNAPGRGIGARPAANTRVPLVDAYLWIKTVGQSDGQCNRSVPGGTIDPEYGVVDPAAGVWWPEQAKSLVRNADPALEFNTALR, from the coding sequence GTGCGCATCCCCCTGCACCGATTAGTCCTGGCAGCGAGCGCGCTCACGCTGCTCTTCGGCGCCGTCGCCCCCGCCTCTGCCGAGGCGAGCTCCGCACCGGCATCCCACACGCTTCCCGCGAACACCCGCTTCTACGTCGATCCCGACAGCGACGCGGCCCACCAGGCCGTCACCGACCTCCTCCACCGGGACTTCGAGGGCGCCAAGTCCATGGCGAAGCTGGCCAGTTGGCCGGAGGCCGCCTGGTTCACCGACGGCACTCCGGAGCAGGTCGAATCCCGCGTACGGGACCTGGTGCGCCGGGCCGAGCGAACCCGGACGGTTCCCGTCCTGGTGGCCTACGACATCCCGCTGCGCGATTGCTCCCAGTACTCCTCCGGCGGTGCGCAGTCGGACGCCGAGTACCAGGCCTGGATCAGCGCCTTCGCCCGGGGGATCGGCCGCAGCAAGGCCGTCGTCATCCTCGAACCGGACGGGCTGGCCAACCTCCCCTCCGACTGCGGGCCCGGAAGCGACCCCACCGGCGCGATCACAGCCGGACGCTTCGCCGACCTCAACCACGCGATCGACGCCCTGGAGCGGCAGCCGAACAGCGTCGTCTACCTGGACGCCGGCAACAGCCACTGGCGCAGCGTCGGCGACGCCGCGGGGCGCCTCCTCCAGGCAGGTGTCACCCGCACCCAGGGCTTCTCGCTGAACGTCTCCAACTACCTGGCCACCGATCTGTCCACCCACTACGGCACCTGGGTCTCCCAGTGCCTGTGGTTCGCCACCAAGGGCCCGGACTGGGCCAAGGGGCACCCCGACTGGTGCGCGAGCCAGTACTACTCCCCCGCGGCACCGAACGACGGGCAGCCGGGAAGCTCCGTGAACGTGGACGACCCGTCCACCTGGCACTGGACCGACCTGTGGTTCCAGCAGAACGTGGGCACCCCGCCCGCACAGGAGCTCACCCACCTCGTCGTGGACACCAGCCGCGACGGCCGGGGCGCCTGGACCCCGCCCGCGGGCAAGTACACCGGCGATCCGCAGACCTGGTGCAACGCTCCCGGTCGCGGCATCGGCGCCCGGCCGGCCGCGAACACCCGCGTCCCGCTCGTGGACGCCTACCTGTGGATCAAGACCGTCGGCCAGTCCGACGGCCAGTGCAACCGCAGCGTCCCGGGCGGCACCATCGACCCGGAGTACGGCGTCGTCGATCCCGCGGCCGGCGTGTGGTGGCCGGAGCAGGCCAAGTCCCTCGTCCGCAACGCCGACCCGGCACTGGAGTTCAACACGGCCCTGCGCTGA
- a CDS encoding glycoside hydrolase family 6 protein: MRMSVRAASALLAGALTAGLALINAGPAYAADPTTMTSGFYTDPDNSALRWTNANPGDGRAAAIRTSIANTPAARWFGNWSGDIGSATGAYVGRADSYDKLPVLVAYNIPNRDICAGQSGGGAGSRAAYDAWIAAFASGIGNRPAVVVLEPDALGHESCMTAAQIAERNAMLKNAIAQFNAKAPNTWVYLDAGNPGWIGASTMAQQLAAAGVSGARGFVLNVSNYFATDQNTSYGNAVNSALSSYGYTKPFVVDTSRNGNGSNGQWCNPAGRRIGTPTQRGGGAEMLLWIKIPGESDGNCGVGAGSSAGQFLPEVAYKMIYGY, from the coding sequence ATGCGCATGTCCGTCCGAGCCGCGTCCGCCCTGCTGGCCGGCGCCCTGACCGCCGGTCTCGCCCTGATCAACGCCGGCCCGGCGTACGCCGCCGACCCGACCACCATGACCAGCGGCTTCTACACCGACCCCGACAACTCCGCTCTGCGGTGGACCAACGCGAACCCGGGCGACGGGCGGGCGGCGGCGATCCGTACGTCCATCGCCAACACCCCGGCGGCCCGCTGGTTCGGCAACTGGAGCGGCGACATCGGCAGCGCCACCGGCGCCTACGTCGGCCGCGCGGACTCCTACGACAAGTTGCCGGTCCTGGTCGCGTACAACATCCCCAACCGGGACATCTGCGCCGGTCAGTCCGGCGGCGGCGCCGGGAGCCGCGCCGCGTACGACGCCTGGATCGCCGCCTTCGCCAGTGGCATCGGCAACCGCCCGGCCGTCGTCGTCCTCGAACCCGACGCGCTCGGCCACGAGAGCTGCATGACGGCTGCTCAGATCGCCGAGCGCAACGCCATGCTGAAGAACGCGATCGCCCAGTTCAATGCCAAGGCACCCAACACCTGGGTCTACCTCGACGCCGGGAACCCCGGCTGGATCGGCGCCTCGACCATGGCGCAGCAGCTCGCCGCCGCCGGGGTCAGCGGGGCACGCGGCTTCGTACTGAACGTCTCCAACTACTTCGCCACCGACCAGAACACCTCCTACGGCAACGCGGTCAACTCCGCACTGAGCTCCTACGGCTACACCAAGCCGTTCGTCGTCGACACCAGCCGCAACGGCAACGGTTCCAACGGCCAGTGGTGCAACCCCGCCGGCCGCCGGATCGGCACTCCCACCCAGCGCGGCGGCGGTGCCGAGATGCTGCTGTGGATCAAGATCCCCGGCGAGTCCGACGGCAACTGCGGCGTGGGGGCCGGCTCCTCGGCCGGACAGTTCCTGCCGGAGGTCGCCTACAAGATGATCTACGGCTACTGA
- a CDS encoding LacI family DNA-binding transcriptional regulator, with the protein MEPSPKRMPTLDEVAARAGVSRTAASRVINNAPHVSRAKREAVQRAVRELDFVPNPSAQALATRRVGAVVLAVSSDEPGLFADPFFAEVIVGVSEALEQTELELILLLANTPRGRERFERLLRSRRADGVMLMALRGDDPLGRLGEEVDLPVVFGGLPLIGEPTWYVDADNRGGARLAAEHFARTGRRRPVMITGQVDARAAVAREQGFTDGLTLSGLPLLGVEPGQFTEEGGAEAMERLLREHPDPDAVFAASDAMAIGALRTLRERGLRVPEDVAVIGFNDLASARHTSPPLTTVHQPVRALGQEMARMLVSAIEGHRPSPLILPTRLTVRESAPDLPAPA; encoded by the coding sequence ATGGAGCCGTCACCCAAGCGCATGCCGACTCTCGACGAGGTGGCCGCACGCGCCGGCGTGTCGCGCACGGCGGCCTCCCGGGTGATCAACAACGCCCCGCACGTCAGCCGTGCGAAGCGGGAGGCGGTCCAACGGGCGGTGCGCGAGCTGGATTTCGTGCCCAATCCGTCCGCGCAGGCCCTCGCGACCCGCAGGGTCGGAGCGGTGGTGCTGGCGGTCTCCAGCGATGAACCGGGGCTGTTCGCGGACCCGTTCTTCGCGGAGGTCATCGTCGGCGTCAGCGAGGCGCTGGAGCAGACCGAGCTGGAACTGATCCTGCTGCTGGCCAACACCCCGCGCGGCCGGGAGAGGTTCGAGCGGCTGCTGCGCTCCCGCCGGGCCGACGGCGTCATGCTGATGGCGCTTCGGGGCGACGATCCGCTGGGCCGCCTGGGCGAGGAGGTCGATCTCCCCGTCGTCTTCGGCGGACTCCCGCTCATCGGGGAACCCACGTGGTACGTGGACGCCGACAACCGGGGCGGTGCCCGCCTGGCCGCCGAGCACTTCGCGCGCACGGGCCGCCGACGGCCCGTCATGATCACCGGCCAGGTGGACGCCAGGGCCGCGGTCGCGCGGGAACAGGGGTTCACCGACGGTCTGACCCTGTCCGGCCTGCCGCTGCTCGGGGTCGAGCCCGGGCAGTTCACCGAGGAGGGCGGCGCCGAGGCGATGGAGCGACTGCTCCGCGAACACCCCGATCCCGACGCGGTGTTCGCGGCCTCCGACGCGATGGCCATCGGCGCTCTGCGCACCTTGCGGGAACGGGGGCTGCGGGTGCCCGAGGACGTCGCGGTGATCGGCTTCAACGACCTGGCGAGCGCCCGGCACACCAGCCCGCCGCTGACCACCGTCCATCAGCCGGTACGGGCACTGGGGCAGGAGATGGCCAGGATGCTGGTCAGTGCCATCGAAGGACACCGCCCCAGCCCGTTGATCCTCCCGACCCGCCTGACCGTGCGCGAATCGGCCCCCGATCTGCCCGCACCCGCCTGA